From one Butyricimonas faecihominis genomic stretch:
- a CDS encoding ABC transporter substrate-binding protein — protein sequence MLSGCQTKTKSTTAFTKEVYSPEYAAGFDIMGADNTESTIIRVRNPWQGAEGIEMSYFVARNGEQAPKDFDGVIIPAGAKRIVCMSSTYIAMLDAINQVDRVVGVSGMNYVSNPYVLAHKETIKDMGAEVNYELLVGLAPDLVLLYGIGDAQSTVTDKLKELNVPYMYVGEYLEESPLGKAEWLVAISELTDSRETGTKVFKEIPERYNNMKQLTANVEKRPTVMLNTPWNDSWAMPSVKSYVAQLITDAGGDYIYKKNTSNGAEPIGLETAYGLIREADVWLNVGMATTLDELKIMNPKFKDAKAIQENKIYNNNLRLTPEGGNDYWESAVVRPDIVLRDLIKILHPELVTEDLYYYRHLE from the coding sequence ATGCTATCCGGTTGTCAGACGAAAACAAAGTCCACGACCGCCTTCACGAAGGAAGTTTACTCACCGGAATACGCCGCGGGCTTCGACATCATGGGAGCTGATAACACGGAAAGCACGATTATTCGCGTGCGTAATCCTTGGCAGGGAGCGGAAGGCATTGAAATGTCCTACTTCGTGGCCCGGAACGGAGAGCAGGCACCGAAAGATTTTGACGGGGTGATTATTCCTGCGGGAGCCAAACGAATTGTGTGCATGTCATCCACTTATATCGCCATGCTGGATGCCATTAACCAAGTAGATCGAGTAGTCGGAGTTTCCGGGATGAATTATGTTTCCAACCCGTATGTCCTTGCCCACAAAGAAACCATAAAAGACATGGGGGCAGAAGTAAATTACGAACTTCTTGTCGGGTTGGCCCCGGATCTCGTGTTACTTTACGGCATCGGGGACGCGCAATCAACCGTGACGGACAAATTAAAAGAATTGAATGTTCCTTATATGTACGTGGGGGAATACTTGGAAGAATCTCCGCTGGGCAAGGCTGAATGGTTGGTTGCCATTTCCGAATTGACGGATAGCCGGGAAACAGGTACAAAAGTATTTAAAGAAATACCCGAACGTTATAACAACATGAAACAGTTAACGGCAAACGTGGAAAAACGTCCTACCGTCATGCTGAACACGCCGTGGAATGACAGTTGGGCCATGCCTTCCGTGAAAAGCTACGTGGCACAATTAATCACGGACGCGGGAGGGGATTATATTTACAAGAAAAACACCTCTAACGGGGCCGAACCCATCGGACTGGAAACAGCCTACGGGTTGATTCGCGAGGCTGACGTGTGGTTGAATGTAGGCATGGCAACAACTCTCGACGAGTTAAAGATCATGAACCCGAAATTCAAGGACGCGAAAGCCATCCAAGAAAACAAGATCTATAATAATAACTTGCGCTTAACGCCCGAAGGGGGAAATGATTACTGGGAATCGGCTGTTGTACGCCCGGACATCGTACTCCGGGACCTGATCAAAATCCTGCACCCGGAACTGGTGACGGAGGATTTGTATTATTACAGGCACTTGGAATAG
- a CDS encoding DUF4435 domain-containing protein encodes MFSPPVSKEKYYYHAAKRFMMDAQLLRCRAAIHVEDKDDIVFWSNIFKHFRPNDRFHFIAGSRNERGHETRGVTQCLKYVKYLNPKFFICIDSDYRYLLQEQGIDVKHYIFQTYTYSFENHHCYDKGLNELCYRITTLPNNVFDFHQFLKEYSNIVYKLFLWHLYFLVADPKRFSIADFNELISFQWQRRPDIRQNGRHELNKLKGRIEQKLAQLRKNYPKANLSILEEKYQKMGLTPDTTYLFIRGHNIYDMVYMLNREVCKKVLRIAKDSYSGSQQPPHVNLFGYRNSIDDQLKKNLHFGAYPAIRKIEEDVHLLF; translated from the coding sequence ATGTTTTCTCCTCCCGTATCTAAAGAAAAATATTATTATCACGCAGCCAAACGTTTTATGATGGACGCACAGCTCTTGCGTTGTAGGGCAGCTATTCACGTGGAAGATAAAGACGATATTGTTTTCTGGAGCAATATTTTCAAGCATTTCCGCCCGAATGACCGGTTTCATTTTATCGCGGGTTCCCGGAACGAACGGGGCCATGAAACCAGAGGCGTGACGCAATGTCTGAAATATGTCAAATACTTAAACCCGAAGTTTTTTATCTGCATAGACAGTGACTATCGCTATTTGTTGCAAGAACAAGGGATTGATGTTAAACATTACATTTTCCAGACCTATACCTACTCTTTCGAGAACCATCATTGCTATGACAAGGGGTTGAACGAGTTATGCTACCGGATCACGACCCTACCTAATAACGTGTTCGATTTTCACCAATTTCTGAAAGAGTATTCGAATATCGTGTACAAATTATTCCTGTGGCATCTATATTTCCTAGTGGCAGATCCCAAACGATTCTCGATCGCTGATTTCAACGAACTGATTTCGTTTCAATGGCAACGTCGACCGGACATCCGACAGAACGGACGCCACGAGTTAAACAAGTTGAAAGGACGGATCGAACAAAAACTTGCCCAACTCCGGAAGAATTACCCCAAAGCGAACCTTTCCATACTGGAAGAAAAATACCAAAAGATGGGGCTGACCCCGGACACCACGTATCTCTTTATCCGGGGGCATAATATTTATGATATGGTTTACATGCTGAACCGGGAAGTTTGTAAAAAGGTACTGAGAATCGCGAAAGATTCGTATTCCGGTTCACAACAACCGCCTCATGTCAACCTTTTTGGTTACCGGAACAGTATTGACGATCAATTGAAAAAGAATTTACATTTCGGGGCTTATCCCGCCATTCGCAAGATAGAGGAAGACGTTCATCTTCTATTCTAA
- a CDS encoding DMT family protein: MQGLYAILLLIVSNVFMTFAWYGHLKLQEMKWIDNWPLFGVILFSWSIALFEYCAQVPANRLGFIGNGGPFSLMQLKVVQEVITLTIFIIFSMLFFKGVTFQWNHLAACVCLVLAVYFVFMK, translated from the coding sequence ATGCAAGGACTTTATGCGATATTATTGCTGATCGTTTCGAACGTATTCATGACTTTTGCTTGGTATGGCCATCTGAAGTTACAGGAAATGAAATGGATAGATAACTGGCCTCTCTTCGGGGTAATCTTGTTTTCATGGAGTATTGCTTTGTTCGAATATTGTGCCCAAGTTCCGGCTAATCGTTTGGGATTCATTGGGAACGGGGGGCCTTTTTCGCTGATGCAGTTAAAAGTGGTTCAGGAAGTGATCACGCTGACCATTTTCATTATCTTCTCCATGCTTTTCTTCAAAGGGGTAACCTTCCAGTGGAATCACTTGGCCGCTTGTGTTTGCTTGGTGCTGGCAGTTTACTTTGTATTCATGAAATAA
- a CDS encoding AAA family ATPase: MKANKIQKIEIRNIWGKYNFRWENLNPDVNILTGINGSGKTTFFNIIDALLSADIKRLKLYNIEAEVTIDDILISFRKDSTLASVRQKLAGVNYLKISTFDVPIRDRRKMGKEDSPLLSELKEIVYSVGENNNSFSDYRLRATNFPDQAEKINRRIRKFYDTVNHLFAGTGKTIEIDPMTNQLVFRDGDEIIHLYKLSSGEKQLLIILLRVFLMDEQPYILLMDEPEISLHIEWQYRLFEEIQKLNPHCQIITSTHSPSLFGDGWGDKLVFIEDLLIH; this comes from the coding sequence ATGAAAGCGAACAAGATTCAGAAAATAGAGATCCGCAATATATGGGGAAAATATAATTTCCGGTGGGAAAATCTCAATCCCGACGTGAATATCCTGACAGGTATTAACGGTAGCGGGAAAACCACATTCTTCAATATTATTGACGCCTTACTTTCGGCAGATATTAAACGCTTGAAATTGTACAACATCGAGGCCGAGGTCACTATTGACGACATCTTGATCAGTTTCCGGAAAGATAGTACCCTAGCATCTGTAAGACAAAAGTTAGCCGGGGTGAACTATTTAAAGATCAGCACCTTTGACGTACCAATCCGAGACCGTCGAAAAATGGGTAAAGAAGATAGTCCCTTACTCAGCGAGTTAAAGGAAATCGTGTACAGCGTGGGCGAGAATAACAATTCGTTTTCTGATTACCGCCTTCGGGCCACGAATTTTCCGGATCAGGCGGAAAAGATCAACCGCAGGATTCGCAAATTTTACGACACGGTGAACCACTTGTTTGCCGGAACAGGGAAGACCATCGAGATTGACCCAATGACGAATCAATTGGTCTTCCGGGATGGAGATGAAATTATCCATCTTTACAAGCTATCGTCGGGAGAGAAACAATTACTAATTATTCTGCTCCGCGTGTTCCTGATGGACGAACAACCTTACATCCTGCTTATGGATGAACCGGAAATCTCGTTACATATCGAGTGGCAGTACCGCCTTTTTGAAGAAATTCAAAAACTGAACCCGCATTGCCAAATCATTACCTCTACCCACTCCCCGAGCCTGTTCGGTGATGGCTGGGGGGACAAGTTGGTATTCATCGAAGACCTATTGATTCACTAA
- a CDS encoding potassium channel family protein translates to MKCIVFGLGNFGLALSQRLTKRGNEVLGVDSDISKINLYKDSITNTVALDVKNEQALQTLPLTEVDVVFVVFGKDFGTSLFVIALLKQFGVKRIVARAISPVHKVILKSMGITETINPEWEYADFFATKVELGTTIDSYVVDDDHLIIEWEIPPRFIGRKLGDAKFEEEFGLKLIALKRYDAKVDKSLVMNNPSDDTVFVEKDVFVLFGHPKNFRKLGIQIA, encoded by the coding sequence ATGAAGTGTATCGTATTTGGATTAGGTAATTTTGGACTTGCACTATCGCAACGTCTGACCAAACGGGGAAACGAGGTGTTGGGAGTGGATTCTGACATCAGTAAGATTAATTTGTACAAGGATTCCATCACGAATACCGTGGCATTGGATGTGAAAAATGAACAAGCATTACAAACGCTACCTTTGACAGAAGTGGATGTGGTGTTTGTGGTGTTCGGGAAAGATTTTGGGACCTCCCTGTTCGTGATTGCGCTATTGAAACAATTTGGCGTGAAACGTATCGTGGCACGGGCCATTTCGCCGGTGCATAAGGTGATTCTGAAGTCTATGGGAATCACGGAGACCATCAATCCGGAATGGGAGTATGCCGATTTCTTCGCGACAAAAGTGGAGTTGGGGACAACTATAGATTCCTATGTTGTTGATGACGATCATTTGATTATCGAGTGGGAGATTCCACCTCGTTTTATCGGGCGAAAATTAGGTGATGCGAAATTCGAAGAAGAATTTGGGTTAAAATTGATAGCCTTAAAACGCTATGATGCTAAAGTCGATAAATCATTGGTAATGAATAACCCGTCCGATGATACCGTTTTTGTTGAAAAGGATGTGTTTGTACTTTTCGGTCATCCGAAGAACTTCCGGAAACTTGGAATCCAGATTGCTTGA
- a CDS encoding LruC domain-containing protein, which yields MNNYKHVCMLLLGWLTCIVLFSACKKDVYDPNKNEPAKDIFDFATTVDKSLDIDYGMKGNKAVFEVFTEDPVILENGKAKKKENVKSILKAYTDEDCTYSGIVNLPTACTKIYLYSENYILPTSVEVEVENSGIKFNLKDYIKNLQPSTPVMTSQMAIMDKALSRAYTETNPYNIQFLGGYDNNGMPDYLLREEHNGITYPVAVDVPNGLVNRLNDVLTAKDNSSFAVSTKVINTNVLKDASIKLTFLGEEAEYRNAIGYYYYETQNPPSAEEFESLPKYIAFPNCSTWGSNSGITSNYMPPLWSGHQIQLKYFDKNGKETNVFPAGITIGWFMIPDGFEVYKQASGNKVNIVNPKYGIRYSNNEFNKDNKSVCISLYDEKSKTTVNGFEDGGDKDYKDVFFYLTSTPEEAIYDPNKPTTDPDEEYPPIESDALEGTLVFEDLWPSQGDYDMNDVVVTYHTTFTTDKDNKIIGIKDIFTPIHAGGALKSAFGYQMNMDKSDIDNIKIENSSSTALNENGMEINQDKPTFMLFDDIQQAVKNGAITVTLELAGKNSINDVSRKKLYNPFICVSTDGFNATSKEARREIHLTNYPPTPFANLYFFGRNNDKSSLDQEGNPIGPNYYVAEDNYPFAIDLPITDYQIPDESVKIDKFYPGFYKWAKSKGEENKDWYEYPASK from the coding sequence ATGAATAATTACAAGCATGTATGCATGTTACTACTAGGATGGTTGACGTGTATAGTATTGTTTTCAGCCTGTAAAAAGGATGTCTACGATCCAAACAAGAATGAACCGGCAAAAGATATTTTTGACTTCGCCACCACCGTCGATAAGTCTTTGGACATTGATTATGGCATGAAAGGTAACAAAGCCGTGTTCGAGGTATTCACGGAAGATCCCGTTATTTTAGAAAACGGAAAAGCCAAGAAAAAAGAAAATGTAAAATCCATTTTAAAAGCGTACACGGATGAAGATTGTACATACTCCGGTATTGTCAATTTGCCAACAGCTTGCACGAAAATTTACCTGTATTCGGAGAATTATATTCTACCGACCAGCGTGGAAGTCGAGGTCGAAAATTCGGGAATTAAATTCAACCTGAAAGATTATATCAAAAATCTTCAACCAAGCACGCCGGTCATGACATCCCAGATGGCGATCATGGACAAAGCGCTATCCAGAGCATACACGGAAACGAACCCGTACAACATTCAGTTCCTTGGAGGATATGATAATAACGGGATGCCGGATTATCTTCTAAGGGAAGAACATAACGGGATCACGTACCCGGTTGCCGTTGATGTACCCAACGGACTAGTAAACCGGTTAAACGATGTTTTGACCGCCAAAGATAACTCTAGCTTTGCTGTTTCGACAAAAGTTATAAACACGAATGTCTTGAAAGATGCTAGCATTAAATTGACATTCCTTGGAGAAGAGGCCGAATACCGGAATGCAATCGGTTACTACTATTACGAAACCCAGAATCCACCAAGCGCGGAAGAGTTCGAATCCCTACCCAAATACATCGCTTTCCCAAATTGTTCTACATGGGGGTCAAACTCCGGAATCACAAGTAATTATATGCCCCCATTATGGTCTGGTCATCAGATTCAACTCAAATATTTTGACAAAAACGGGAAAGAGACAAATGTATTCCCGGCAGGCATCACTATCGGATGGTTTATGATTCCGGATGGGTTTGAAGTTTACAAACAAGCATCAGGAAATAAAGTTAACATTGTGAATCCGAAATATGGTATCCGGTATTCGAATAATGAATTCAATAAAGACAATAAAAGTGTATGCATAAGCCTATACGACGAGAAAAGTAAAACTACTGTAAACGGTTTCGAGGACGGAGGAGACAAGGATTACAAAGATGTTTTTTTCTACTTGACCTCCACTCCCGAAGAGGCGATCTATGACCCGAACAAGCCAACAACCGACCCGGATGAAGAATATCCACCCATTGAAAGTGACGCCCTCGAAGGTACGTTAGTATTCGAGGATTTATGGCCCAGTCAGGGAGATTATGACATGAATGATGTTGTTGTCACGTATCATACCACATTCACAACTGACAAGGACAATAAAATTATTGGGATCAAAGACATATTCACTCCAATCCATGCAGGCGGAGCTTTAAAAAGCGCTTTCGGTTATCAAATGAACATGGACAAGAGTGATATTGACAATATTAAAATCGAGAATTCCTCATCAACCGCCCTCAACGAGAATGGAATGGAAATCAACCAAGATAAACCAACATTTATGTTGTTTGATGACATTCAACAAGCTGTTAAAAACGGAGCGATAACCGTTACCTTGGAACTGGCCGGAAAGAACTCGATCAATGATGTCTCAAGAAAAAAACTTTACAATCCATTTATCTGTGTCAGCACGGATGGATTCAATGCAACAAGCAAAGAAGCTCGTCGTGAAATTCATCTCACAAATTATCCCCCGACCCCGTTTGCCAATTTGTATTTCTTCGGACGTAATAATGATAAAAGTTCGTTGGATCAAGAAGGAAATCCTATCGGACCCAATTACTATGTCGCTGAAGATAACTATCCCTTCGCCATCGATCTTCCTATCACAGATTATCAGATACCGGATGAGAGTGTAAAAATTGACAAGTTCTACCCGGGGTTCTATAAATGGGCAAAAAGTAAAGGCGAAGAAAATAAAGACTGGTATGAATACCCAGCCTCCAAATAA
- a CDS encoding IS110 family transposase, whose translation MENNCFIGIDVSKNKLDICVLQGKEVLQEDVIDNNPSAIHRFLVDMAEKRGLDLCSCLVCAEHTGNYTYPLTLACRDLGCRLWLENPAQLKYSSGVHRGKNDRVDARRIALYASRFNDKAMLYHELTPELERVKQLRQERSLYRSDLSKYKGQLSDQKNFMESTVYKAKANRLKHVIKELEKMIDVVEREITGIIDSCDVLKRQMKIITSVEGIGRETALCFIVETAAFTRFTDSRKFACHAGIAPFQYTSGSSVRSRNRVSRRANKQVKTLLHMAALSITRKKKSELKVYYKRKVEEGKNKMTVINAIRAKLVARVFAVIRKNDIYSINFT comes from the coding sequence ATGGAAAATAATTGTTTTATAGGCATCGACGTGAGTAAAAATAAACTTGACATTTGCGTTCTTCAAGGTAAAGAAGTTTTGCAAGAGGACGTTATAGATAATAACCCGTCCGCGATCCACCGTTTCCTTGTCGACATGGCGGAAAAGCGGGGCTTGGATCTTTGCAGTTGCCTTGTTTGTGCCGAGCACACGGGAAATTACACTTACCCCTTGACGTTGGCTTGCCGGGATCTAGGTTGTCGTTTGTGGCTGGAAAATCCCGCCCAGTTGAAGTACTCGTCGGGAGTTCATCGTGGCAAGAACGACCGTGTAGACGCCCGGCGGATAGCGTTGTACGCTTCTCGATTCAATGACAAGGCCATGTTGTATCACGAGCTTACCCCGGAACTGGAACGGGTCAAGCAACTGAGACAGGAACGCTCTCTTTACCGTTCGGACTTGAGCAAGTACAAGGGGCAACTTTCGGACCAGAAAAATTTCATGGAGAGTACCGTTTACAAGGCGAAGGCAAACCGGTTGAAACACGTGATCAAGGAACTAGAGAAGATGATCGATGTCGTGGAGCGAGAAATAACGGGAATCATCGATTCTTGTGATGTTTTAAAACGTCAAATGAAAATAATAACCTCGGTGGAGGGCATTGGAAGGGAAACCGCCTTGTGTTTTATCGTCGAGACCGCGGCGTTCACAAGGTTCACCGACTCGAGAAAGTTTGCCTGTCACGCGGGAATCGCCCCTTTCCAGTACACCTCCGGCAGTAGCGTGCGCTCCCGTAACAGGGTCTCGCGCAGGGCAAACAAGCAGGTAAAAACGTTACTACACATGGCTGCCTTGTCTATAACAAGGAAAAAGAAGAGTGAATTGAAAGTGTATTACAAGAGAAAGGTGGAAGAAGGCAAAAACAAGATGACCGTCATCAATGCCATCAGGGCCAAGCTGGTCGCTCGTGTTTTTGCCGTCATTAGAAAAAATGATATTTATTCCATAAATTTTACTTGA
- a CDS encoding TrkH family potassium uptake protein has protein sequence MFSVEFRYRARKIYKSVKQIVELVSNVLLFLASFLAIILVIYRFGFDMPADYSHEIYYTYRAIIRLFVVLGLLRFLFNFRLLRAEKGFWIEVLVLLFLFALTLFSKHFDRPDFEETNPFLFKVERILTYAVVLLLSIIQLSKQIFVVLRSRVKAEVLFAASFLFIILLGAVLLRLPNATYEGISFMDALFTSTSAVCVTGLTVVDTGATFTLTGQVVLLMLIQVGGIGVMTFTSFFAMSFLSGTSFHDQFMMKNLLNEASLSDIFRTVVYIILTTFIIEGIGVYLVYMQVQDVAEIDNKLFFALFHGVSAFCNAGFSTLPGNLYDPLIRHLYGLQVILAFLIIFGGIGFPILFNYGRLLHYGIRNKIKCLLGMNYKVVHEPRIVSTTTRIVLPTTLILLVVGTALFWIFENHNVLDGMSFTGKFATSFMGAVTPRTAGFNNVDMSMLHVPTIFLTIVLMWIGAAPMSTGGGIKVTTFVIALKNIWANLAGNDRVVIAHRQLTRENVNRAHSIIMLSILWIILAVFVIVILEPKATLTQAVFEVVSALGTVGLTLNLTPHLCVASKMTIALTMFVGRVGLITLLACFIRHQEVKLYTYPDETVIV, from the coding sequence ATGTTTTCAGTGGAATTCCGCTATCGGGCGAGAAAGATTTATAAGTCTGTAAAACAGATTGTTGAACTGGTAAGTAATGTGTTATTATTTCTAGCCTCTTTTCTCGCAATTATTTTAGTCATTTATCGTTTCGGCTTTGATATGCCGGCTGATTATTCTCATGAGATATACTACACCTATCGAGCGATAATTCGTCTTTTCGTAGTGCTTGGCTTGTTGCGGTTCTTGTTTAATTTCAGGCTGCTACGGGCGGAAAAAGGATTTTGGATAGAAGTGTTAGTGTTACTTTTCCTGTTTGCCTTGACCTTGTTCTCCAAACACTTCGACCGACCGGATTTCGAGGAGACTAACCCCTTCCTTTTCAAGGTCGAGCGAATATTGACGTATGCTGTGGTATTACTATTGAGTATCATACAACTCTCGAAACAGATATTTGTTGTCTTGCGAAGTCGGGTAAAGGCGGAAGTTCTTTTTGCCGCGAGTTTTTTATTTATCATCCTTTTGGGGGCTGTTTTGTTAAGATTACCTAATGCCACGTACGAGGGGATCAGTTTCATGGATGCCTTGTTTACCTCGACGAGTGCCGTGTGTGTGACCGGGTTGACTGTCGTTGATACCGGTGCCACTTTTACGTTGACCGGGCAGGTCGTGCTGCTCATGCTGATTCAAGTTGGGGGAATTGGGGTGATGACCTTTACCAGTTTTTTTGCCATGTCATTCTTGAGTGGCACCTCCTTTCACGATCAGTTCATGATGAAAAACCTATTGAACGAGGCATCTTTGAGCGATATTTTTCGGACGGTCGTGTATATCATTCTGACCACGTTTATCATCGAGGGAATTGGTGTTTACCTTGTCTACATGCAAGTGCAGGATGTAGCGGAAATTGACAATAAACTCTTTTTCGCCTTGTTTCATGGTGTTTCGGCTTTCTGTAATGCCGGGTTCTCCACGTTGCCGGGCAATCTCTATGATCCTTTGATCAGGCATTTGTATGGTTTGCAAGTCATTTTGGCTTTTTTGATTATATTTGGTGGTATCGGATTCCCGATCTTGTTCAATTACGGGCGACTCCTGCATTATGGTATTCGGAATAAGATCAAATGTCTGTTGGGTATGAATTACAAGGTGGTCCACGAACCTCGCATCGTGAGTACGACAACGCGAATCGTGTTACCGACCACTTTAATCCTGCTTGTCGTGGGGACAGCCTTGTTCTGGATATTTGAAAATCATAACGTGTTGGACGGAATGTCATTCACGGGAAAATTTGCCACTTCGTTTATGGGGGCCGTCACCCCTCGTACGGCAGGTTTTAACAACGTGGATATGTCCATGTTACACGTTCCGACAATCTTCCTCACGATTGTCTTGATGTGGATCGGTGCGGCTCCGATGTCCACGGGGGGCGGTATCAAGGTGACAACCTTCGTGATTGCTTTAAAAAATATATGGGCGAATCTCGCGGGGAACGATCGGGTTGTTATCGCGCATCGTCAATTGACTCGGGAGAACGTGAACCGGGCGCATTCAATCATCATGCTATCTATTCTGTGGATCATTCTGGCTGTTTTTGTCATCGTGATTCTGGAACCGAAGGCAACGCTGACTCAAGCTGTTTTCGAGGTCGTTTCTGCCTTGGGGACGGTGGGGCTGACTTTGAATTTGACGCCCCATTTATGTGTGGCAAGTAAAATGACCATTGCCCTCACCATGTTTGTCGGGCGTGTAGGCTTAATCACCCTTTTGGCTTGTTTCATCCGCCATCAGGAAGTGAAACTTTACACGTATCCCGATGAAACCGTAATCGTTTAA
- a CDS encoding FecCD family ABC transporter permease — protein sequence MLFALDLVSGDSALSVGQVWNVFTGNETDMTTRNIVLSIRLVRVIVAVLIGVALSISGLQMQTVFRNPLADPYLLGVSSGSGLGVAFFILGAPLLGLAHSGFWQSVGIVGAGWGGAVMVLLLIAIISRYVKNILGVLIMGVMIGYIAGAIIQILQYLSSAEQLKMFFLWSMGSLGHVTTTKLFIMIPVICVGVILSIYCIKALNLLLLGESYAQTMGLNIRRARTLIFVSTTLLTGTVTAFCGPVGFLGLAVPHVARMLFNDADHRTLLPGSILLGVVAMLICDIIAKTLVLPVNCITALLGIPVIIWVVYKNLRPA from the coding sequence GTGCTGTTCGCGCTCGACTTGGTGTCGGGAGATTCGGCACTTTCCGTCGGGCAGGTTTGGAACGTGTTCACGGGTAACGAGACGGATATGACAACCCGGAATATCGTGCTGTCGATTCGCTTGGTAAGGGTGATCGTGGCCGTTCTGATCGGTGTGGCACTTTCGATAAGCGGCTTGCAGATGCAGACCGTTTTCCGGAACCCGCTGGCAGACCCCTACCTGCTGGGAGTAAGCTCCGGTTCGGGACTAGGCGTTGCTTTCTTTATCCTAGGGGCTCCTTTGCTGGGACTGGCACATTCCGGGTTCTGGCAGTCGGTAGGTATTGTCGGAGCCGGATGGGGCGGGGCCGTCATGGTCCTGTTACTGATTGCCATCATCAGTCGTTACGTGAAAAATATCCTTGGGGTGTTGATCATGGGAGTGATGATCGGTTACATCGCGGGAGCTATCATACAGATTTTACAGTACTTGAGTTCTGCCGAGCAATTGAAAATGTTTTTCCTGTGGTCGATGGGCTCCTTGGGACACGTCACGACCACGAAACTGTTTATCATGATTCCCGTGATTTGCGTGGGCGTCATTCTCTCGATTTATTGTATCAAGGCATTGAATCTTCTTTTACTCGGGGAGAGCTATGCCCAGACGATGGGACTGAATATACGGCGTGCCAGAACGCTTATTTTCGTGTCGACAACGTTGTTGACCGGAACCGTGACGGCATTCTGCGGCCCGGTGGGCTTTCTCGGACTTGCCGTGCCTCACGTGGCCCGTATGTTGTTTAACGACGCGGATCACCGGACACTTTTGCCGGGAAGCATATTACTAGGAGTCGTGGCCATGTTGATATGTGATATTATTGCTAAAACACTCGTGCTACCCGTGAATTGTATTACCGCCCTGCTGGGAATTCCGGTAATTATTTGGGTGGTATATAAAAATCTTCGACCGGCATGA
- a CDS encoding ABC transporter ATP-binding protein, which produces MIQLESLTLGYGQQILLDRVSASLDGGGLIALLGRNGSGKSTLLRATAGLGKIKSGRILLAGKDLAGLRPEELARTVSFVTTEKVRIPNLKCRDVVALGRAPYTNWVGRLQPRDREIVDKSLALLDMSTYAERTMDQMSDGECQRIMIARALAQDTPIILLDEPTSFLDLPNRYELGVLLQRLAHEQNKCILFSTHELDIALTLCDSIALVDRPHLHYLPTRQMINSGHIERLFRNETITFDPKELRIRVR; this is translated from the coding sequence ATGATACAACTGGAATCTTTAACACTGGGATACGGGCAACAAATCCTGCTGGACCGGGTGTCGGCCAGCTTGGACGGGGGCGGGCTGATCGCCTTGCTGGGACGTAACGGCAGCGGGAAAAGTACCTTGCTGCGGGCCACGGCGGGGTTAGGGAAAATCAAGTCCGGGCGAATATTGCTGGCCGGGAAAGACCTTGCCGGGTTGCGACCGGAGGAACTGGCTCGCACCGTCAGTTTCGTGACTACTGAAAAGGTTCGGATTCCTAACTTGAAATGCCGGGATGTAGTCGCCCTCGGGCGGGCCCCCTACACGAACTGGGTAGGAAGACTGCAACCACGAGACCGGGAAATCGTTGATAAATCCCTCGCATTACTCGATATGTCCACCTATGCCGAACGAACAATGGACCAGATGTCGGACGGGGAATGCCAGCGAATCATGATCGCCCGGGCCCTCGCACAAGACACTCCTATCATCTTGCTTGATGAACCCACCTCTTTTCTGGACCTGCCAAACCGTTACGAGCTGGGAGTGCTATTGCAAAGACTGGCTCACGAACAAAACAAATGTATCCTTTTTTCAACCCACGAACTGGATATTGCTCTCACGCTCTGTGATTCCATCGCCCTGGTCGATCGTCCGCATTTGCATTACCTACCCACGCGACAGATGATTAACAGCGGTCATATCGAACGCCTGTTCCGTAACGAGACCATCACGTTCGACCCGAAAGAATTGCGTATACGTGTCCGGTGA